From the genome of Sulfurimonas paralvinellae:
GACGCTCGACAAGCTGCTGGACATAGGTTGAGGTCTCTTTTTTTGTCGCTTTTGCTATCTTGTTGACATAATCTTCTAAAAGTTTATGATTGTTTATCGCTTTTTGTCCGTTGTGCTTGAGTTTGAGATATGTTCCATCATTTTGAAGTTCATGGGCGAGAACATTGTCTGAACACTGCAACTTCAGAATTTGAATGATCTTTTTTTGTGCCGCTTCATCTTTTACAGCTGTTAAAAGCTCGATTCTTCGCACAAGATTTCTCGGCATCCAGTCCGCACTTGAGATATAGACTTGAGTGGCATCGTTCTTAAAGTAAAAAGCACGGGCGTGTTCAAGATACTTTCCTAAAATGGAGATAACGCGGATATTTTCACTCACGCCTTTTATACCTGGTTTCAAGCAGCAGATACCACGAACAATAAGCTCGACTTTGACACCTGCCTGACTTGCTTTGTAAAGTGCGCGTATGATGTCTTCATCAACCAAAGAGTTGATCTTTGCAATGATATGCCCGTTTGCCCCCTGTCGTGTTTCATTATGAATGAGTGAGAGCAGTTTTGGTTTTATCTGTGACGGTGCCATATAAAGCTCGTTGAGCTTTCCTTTTTTACTAAAGCCTGTTAAGAAGTGAAAGAAGCGCGTGAGATCATTTGTTACATCATCCTTACTTGTCATATAACTCATATCTGTGTATATCTTTGCTGTGGAAGGGTTGTAGTTTCCTGTTCCGAGATGGGCATACTGTTTGAGCTTGCCATTTTTTCTACGTGTTACAAGGGCTGCTTTTGCGTGAACTTTAAAGCCTTTGATGCCGTAGATAACATGCGCTCCCGATTTTTCGAGTGCCTTTGCCCACAAAAGGTTATTCTCCTCATCAAATCGGGCTTTAAGTTCAACCATAACGGTAACCTGTTTGCCGCTTTCACTGGCATCCATCAATGCTTTTACGATAGGAGAGTTCGTACCTGAACGATAGAGTGTCATTTTGATGGAGACGACATCAGGATCTTTTGCTGCAACCTGAATAAGCTTGATGACCGGCTCGAAACTCTCATAAGGATGGTACATCAAAACATCCTGCTTTTCCAAAGTTGCAAATATATTTTCGCTTGTATCAAAAGGCGGCAGCGTTTTTGGTTTAAAAGGCGGCAGCAGCAGATGTGCAAAGTCGCGGTTGGAAACTATCTGCCAAAGCGAGGAGAGATTTAAAAAGGTATGGAAAGTATAGATATCGTCTTTATAGACATTCGTATGTCTGTTGATAAAGTTAATGATCTCATCATCGGCATCGGAACCGACTTCCAGGCGTACCATCTCTCCTTTACGGCGGAGTTTTAGACCCTCTTCGAGAATCTCCATAAAATCATCGGCTTCTTCCTCTTCTATGGCAATATCGGCATTTCTTGTTACCCGAAACGGCGCATATTTTATGAGTGAGTAACCCGGAAAGAGTTCATCGACATGTTTTTCAACGACACTCTCAATAGGGACATAGATACCGCCGTCAAGTTCGACAAAACGGTTCAAAACACGAGGAACACGGATGATGCCGAAGCGTTCTATGTTGTCATTGTCATTGTCGCGCAGTTTGACGATGAGGCCGAAACTGAGATTGTTAAGGTGAGGAAAAGGGTGTGTAGCATCAACGGCAATAGGAATAATGACCGGATAGATATTTTCGTTGAAGTACTGATTGACTTTGTGTTTTTCCTGATTGTTCAACTCCTCATAAATCTTGACGCTGATACCTTCAGGTTCGAGTTTTTTAAGAATCTCACTTCTGCAGTGCTCAACTACCTGCTGCTCTTGGTGGAGGTAGCTTCGTATCTCACGCAGCTGCTGCAGCGGTGTGAGTTTGTCTGGACCCGATACAATGATGCCTGCTGCAAAAAGCTTTTTTAGTCCTGCAACACGGATCATATAAAACTCATCTAAATTAGTACCGTAGATGGCAAGGAATTTAAGTCGCTCTAAAAGTGGCAGTGAATCATCCTGTGCCTGTTTTAAGACTCTTGTATTGAACTGCAGCCAGGAAATTTCACGGTTGTTATAGAGATTTGGATTTTTTAGATTGAGCGTTGTCATAGTTCGATAATCCTAATAAATATTTTTTCTTATTATATCTAATGAAGTTTAGAATAAGATTATTGGATAATACCTGTGCCTTTGTAATTGGCTGCATGGTAGATGGTAACACCGTTCTTTCGGGCATAGTATTCCATCAGCAGTTTTTGGATTGTCGGTTCAATGGAAGGTGCAAACCAGGCATTGTTACTGATGGCTATCATGTATTTTACATCTCCCTTGAAAAGCTGCGGCGTTGTCGCTTCATAACAGATGGCATTGCGAAACTTCACGCCTTTGATGAGAAAGTCTGTCGGTTCTTTGGCTGTTACAAAATCACTTGCTCCACTGAAAAAGGTATCGTTGATGAACTTCTGAGCAAATTTCGGCAGTGGAATATACTCACCAAAGGGAACAAGAACGAGTTTTTTGGCGACTTTATAGCTGCCTTTGTCAAATATATAGGTGACATTGTAGTTTTTGCCATCTTCTTTTAAAAGTGAACCGGCAACGATGGTGATCTTTTGAGAGAATTTTTGAAGCTGTTCTATCAATTTTGGTGTCTGATTCATAAAAAGAGGAAAGACGGATTCAGGAAGTACAACGACATCGTAGCCTTCATTGATGGCATGTTGAATTTCTGTAAAAACCATGTAAACGGTAGGCTCAAGTGCCTCTCTTGTCCATTTATACTCCTGCTTGATATCGGTTGCTACGAGTTTTATTTTCAGTGGTGCTTCGTGTTGCGGTGGATAACCGTAGTTGATTGCACCGATGAGCAGCAAAAGCGGCAGATATCTGTACACTTTGTTGGAGTTTTTGGCGAGTAAAGAGGGCAGTGAAAGTGCCAAGAGAACGAGTATGAGCTGATATTTGTACACACCGATGTAGCTGTTAACAAAGAGCAACTCAATCTGCATCCAGTTCCAGTTAAAAGGGTAAAAGTAGCTGAGTCCAAAAAGAAATAACGCTCTGATGAGAGCATTGTTAGTAAAAGCCAGCGGTGCAAAAAAGAGAAGATAGACAAACCCAAAACCAATGGTAACGATGGGTTCCATATAGCCGACACCCTGATACTTGAAACTGTATCCTATCCAATAAAACCAGAGCAGTCCGATGAAAAAACCTGCAACCAAAACAGAACGCTTGGGAATGTAAAGCATCATGCTGATCCCAAGGAGTCCAAAAATGGTGTTTAGCAGCTTGCTTGTCAGTCCGAAATATTCAAAATATATAAAAGCACTGAAAAATAGTGCTGTAGTAATGCCGAGCAAAATATCTTTTGTAATTCTATTCATTTTGAAATTGTACTCAATTTAGAAGCTTATTAGTATAGTTTTTGTATAATCCTCACAATTTTATCTAAAGGAACCCTCAGTCATGGAAATTATTTCGCAACTGTTACCGTTTATATTTTTAATTGCAATTATGTATTATGTAATTATTCGCCCACAACAAAAAGAGGCAAAAGCCAAAAAAGAGATGCTCGAAGCTCTTAAAAAAGGTGACAAGGTCGTCACTAACGGTGGATTCATCGTTGTTGTTCACAAGGTCGAAGAGAATTTCGTCTCTGTGAAAATGAACGAAGATACAATCGTAAAAATTGTAAAAGATTCCATTGCAAAGAAGTATGAGGATGAAGCTTAATTACCGCATAGTCATTTTCGCTCTTGCCATAGTTTTCGGTATTGTTTTTTCAATACCTTCTCTGTTGCAAACGCAAAATGGTAAAAAAATAACCTTAGGCCTTGATCTTCAAGGCGGTCTACATATGCTTCTTGGTGTTAAAACCGATGAAGCGATCAAAAGTCGAATCAAATCAGTAGCAGCAAGTGTCAAACACTTTGCGGATAGAAACGATATCCTGATAGATGGTCTCACTTTTGATGAGAACAGTGTTCGATTTGAAGTGCTTGACAGTGATGAACTGCAGGCTTTTAATGATTTCCTATCAAAGATAGATGGTGCAAAAACAGATATTCAAGGTGATGTGATCACGCTTACTTTTACACCGCAGGAAGTTCAAAAGATTAAAAAACTTGCCATCACGCAAGCTATTGAGACGATCAGAAACAGACTTGATCAGTTTGGTCTTTCTGAGCCGATAGTCGCACGTCAGGGAAAAGATAAGATTCTTGTAGAACTTGCAGGTATCAAAACGGCACAGGAAGAACAACGTGCGCGTGAGCTTATCAGCCGTGCTGCAAAACTTGAACTTATGGCAGTCGATGAAGCAAGAAATGCCCGTGTGTACAATATGAGTGATACAGATGCAGCGGCATATGGTGATGTAATCCTGCCCGATGCAAAGAATCCGAAGATCAAGTATCTTGTACATGAGATTCCTATTTTAGACGGCAGTATGCTTACAGGTGCCAATGTCGGTTTTGATAAGAACAACCGTCCTGTCATTGACTTTAAACTCAACTCAGAAGGTGCTGACATTTTCGGTGACTTTACCGGTAAGAATGTAGGAAAACGTTTGGCTATCGTTCTTGACGGCAAGGTCTTTTCCGCACCGAATATCAATGAACGTATCGGTGGCGGTGCGGGTCAGATCTCCGGAAACTATACTGTTTTAGAAGCAAAAGACTTGGCAATCGCTTTACGTTCTGGTGCACTGCTTGCTCCAATTTATTTAATGGAAAAACGTTCTGTCGGTCCAAGTTTGGGTGCAGACAGTATTAAAGCTTCGATGATAGCACTTATCGGCGGTTTTGCACTGGTTATTGTCTTTATGATCGTTTACTATCGCATGGCCGGTGTCATTGCAAATATCGCACTTATTGCCAACTTAATCCTACTCTTGGCTATTATGAGCCTTTTTGGTGCAACGCTAACGCTGCCGGGAATGGCGGGCATTGTTTTAACGGTCGGTATGGCAGTTGATGCCAACGTCATCATCTCTGAGCGGATTCGTGAGCTTATTTATGAAGGCAAGTCTATGCATAAAGCTATTGAAGATGGTTACTCAAATGCTATGAGCGCAATTTTGGATGCAAATATTACGACACTTATTGCAGCGGTTGTTCTCTATGTTTACGGAACAGGTGCGATCAAAGGGTTTGCCATTACGATGAGTATCGGTATCTTGGCATCGATGCTTACAGCGATATTGGGAACTCACGGTATTTATGATCTGCTTGAGAAAAAAATATCAAAAAGTAAAGACTACAAATTTTGGTTTGGGATTAAGGGGTAATTATGGAATTTTTTAGATATAAATCAGCCCTTAATTTTATGGGCAAATCAAAAATAGCAATAGCGATTTCGATAACTTTGATGCTGCTTTCGTATGGTATTTTATTTACGAAAGGTTTTAACTACGGTATTGACTTCGCCGGAGGAACAATTGTTCAGGTCAAATATGACAAAACGGCACCAATCAAAGAGATGCGTGAGAAGCTTCAAAGCAATAAGCTTTTTGAAAATGCTTCCATTACAGAGTTTGGTTCTCCTGATGAGGTTGTTATTCGTATGAAAACAACGACAGGCAATGTTACACAGGATATCGGAGACATCACACGTGAAGCATTGAAAGGTACCGGAAACTTTGAAATCCGCCGTGTCGATATTGTCGGACCGAAGGTTGGAGGCGAGCTGCGTGAAAAAGGCATTATGTCTATGCTTTTGGCGATTGCGGGTATTCTTATCTATGTTGCTTTTCGATTCGAGTGGCGTTTTGCCGTTGCTTCTATCGTAGCATTAGTGCATGATGTTTCCATCGCAAGCGGCTTTGTCGCACTCTTTGGCATAGAAGTGAATTTAGATGTCTTAGCGGCACTCCTTACACTGTTAGGGTATTCGCTTAATGATACCATTATTGTATTTGACCGTATCCGTGAGGGAATAGTCACTTCTAAAAACATGACACTTGAAGAGATCATCAATGAATCGATCACACGTACGCTCTCAAGAACGACATTGACTTCACTAACGACATTCTTTGTTGTATTTACGCTTTTCATGTTCGGTGGTGAGATCATTCATCCGTTTGCGTTTACGATGCTTATCGGTATTATCATCGGTACATATTCATCTATCTTTGTTGCTTCACCGATTCTACTTTGGTTTGGTTTCGATGTGAAAAAATATCATACGAAACTTGCCGAAAAAGCAAAGAGAGAAGCAGAAAAAGAGCGTATGCGTGCACAATTTGAATCAGGAGTGATGTAATGGACTGGGGTAAGGTAGTATATGTTTTTTTCTCTTTAATGAGTTTAACCTCAATTGCGGGGTTTTTATATGAAAATACAGCAATTTCTCTCTTTGTGGCGGCAAGTGTGAACCTTGTTTCTACGATCTTGAAGATTGGGGTTAGAAATCTGCTCTCTGCAGAGCTTTTGGCATCTTCTTTGGTAGCCGATCTGCACCTTATCCCTGCTTTTATATTTTTGGTCATTGTTCATGATGACTCATGGGCGATCGCCCTCTCTATCGGAGCACTCATCGCAAACATCTTCTCTATGGGACTTGTTTATATAGAAAGCTCCAAAACACAAGAAGAATATTAGGAAGAATGACATTGGAATACAGCGCACAAAATATTGAAAAAAAATGGCAAGAGTATTGGAAAATAAACGAAAGTTTTGAGCCTAGTGAGGATTTTACGCAGGAAAAGAAATATATTTTATCTATGTTTCCTTTTCCAAGCGGACGTCTGCACATGGGGCATGTGAGAAACTACTCTATCTCTGATGCTTTTGCACGTTATCACAGACAGCAGGGGAAAAATGTTCTGCATCCTATCGGTTTTGACAGTTTCGGAATGCCTGCTGAAAATGCTGCGATCAAAAACGGCTCACATCCAAAATCATGGACCTATGACAACATAGACTACATGAAAAATGAGTTTTACTCACTCGGTTTTTCATTCTCACGCAAGCGTGAGCTGGCAACCTCTGATGAGCTTTACACAAAATTTGAGCAGGGCTTTATCATTGATATGTACAATAAAGGTCTGCTTTATCGCGAAAAAGGGATGCTCAACTGGTGCCCGCACGATCAGACGGTCCTTGCAAACGAGCAGGTTGTTGACGGATGCTGCTGGCGTTGTGATACACCGATCGTTAAAAAAGATATGAACCAGTACTACTTCAAGATCACTGCCTATGCGGATGAACTTTTAAAAGACCTCAAAAAGCTTGAAGACGGCTGGCCGAAACAGGTGCTTACAATGCAGGAGAACTGGATAGGCAAATCAAACGGTTTGGCGTTCGATCTCTATTTTGATAATGATTCAAAAGAGAAACTGCACCATAAATTTGAACGTTTCGATGTCTTTACGACTCGTCCTGATACTATTTACGGTGTCAGTTATACGGCACTTGCTCCTGAACATGAGATTGTCACTTATATGATAGAGAACAAGCTCTTGGATGATGATATCATTGCTCAGATCAATGCGATGAAAAATGCCTCTTCAATAGATAGACAAAAAGAGAAAGCAGGGCTGTCTTTAGGATTAAATGTGCTGCATCCGCTTACCGGTAAAAGCATTCCTGTATGGATTGCAAACTTTGTTTTGATGGATTATGGAAGTGGTGCCGTTATGGCAGTGCCTGCTCATGATGATAGAGACTTTGATTTTGCAAAAAAATATGACCTTCCTATTCATGCCGTCATCAAACCTTTTGAAGGAGAACATGATTTTTCAAGATCTGCCTTTACGGAAGTTGGTGAGTTGATCAACTCAGGCGATTTTGATGGTATGAACTCTAAAAAAGCGCAACAGCATATCATTGCAATGTTCGAAGAGAAAGGCATTGGTAAAAAGACGACAAACTATAAACTCAAAGATTGGGGTGTGAGCCGTCAACGTTACTGGGGTGCGCCTATCCCATTTGTTCATTGTGATCAATGCGGTCTTGTGATGGAGAAAAAAGAGAACCTACCGATCGCTCTTCCTGAAGATGTGGAAATTACAGGTGAAGGAAACCCGTTGGAGAATCATCCGACATGGAAGTACTGCAAATGTCCTGAGTGTGGCGGTGATGCTACACGTGAGACAGATACAATGGATACTTTCGTCGAGTCAAGCTGGTACTTTTTGCGTTTTTGTGCATCGCCGCAGAACTGGGAAAAAGAGGCTTTTTCAGCCCAGCAGATAAAATACTGGATGAGTGTGGATCACTATATCGGCGGGATAGAACATGCCATTTTGCACCTGCTCTATGCACGTTTCTTTACAAAGGTCTTCCGTGATTTAGGCTATCTGGACTTTGATGAGCCGTTCGAGAGGCTTCTCACGCAGGGAATGGTACTCAAAGACGGTGCAAAAATGTCCAAATCAAAAGGCAATACTGTCGATCCTGATGCTATCATTGAAAAATACGGGGCTGATACTGCAAGACTTTTTATTCTCTTTGCTGCACCGCCGACACAGGAGTTGGAGTGGAATGACAGTGCTGTAGAAGGGGCGTTTCGATTTATAAAACGTTTTTTTGAACGAAGCACGAATGTTGTGCCATGTCAAAGTAAGCCGGAAATTGACCATGACAGTCTTTCAAAAGAGGAAAAATTTGCTCGTAAGAAGGTTTATGAAGCATTGAAACGTTCCGAAGAAGTATATAATGAACGTTATACTTTCAATACAATGATAGCCGGTGTCATGGAAGCGATGAATGCACTCAATGCGCAAAGCAATCCTGATGTTTGGAGCGAAGCATATTGGATTTTAACAGCTATTATGGAACCGGTCATTCCGCATACTGCATGGGAGATCAGTGAGAAATACTTTAATCTCAAAAACTTCGCACCTCAAGAGATCATAGAAGCGGT
Proteins encoded in this window:
- a CDS encoding RNA degradosome polyphosphate kinase; translation: MTTLNLKNPNLYNNREISWLQFNTRVLKQAQDDSLPLLERLKFLAIYGTNLDEFYMIRVAGLKKLFAAGIIVSGPDKLTPLQQLREIRSYLHQEQQVVEHCRSEILKKLEPEGISVKIYEELNNQEKHKVNQYFNENIYPVIIPIAVDATHPFPHLNNLSFGLIVKLRDNDNDNIERFGIIRVPRVLNRFVELDGGIYVPIESVVEKHVDELFPGYSLIKYAPFRVTRNADIAIEEEEADDFMEILEEGLKLRRKGEMVRLEVGSDADDEIINFINRHTNVYKDDIYTFHTFLNLSSLWQIVSNRDFAHLLLPPFKPKTLPPFDTSENIFATLEKQDVLMYHPYESFEPVIKLIQVAAKDPDVVSIKMTLYRSGTNSPIVKALMDASESGKQVTVMVELKARFDEENNLLWAKALEKSGAHVIYGIKGFKVHAKAALVTRRKNGKLKQYAHLGTGNYNPSTAKIYTDMSYMTSKDDVTNDLTRFFHFLTGFSKKGKLNELYMAPSQIKPKLLSLIHNETRQGANGHIIAKINSLVDEDIIRALYKASQAGVKVELIVRGICCLKPGIKGVSENIRVISILGKYLEHARAFYFKNDATQVYISSADWMPRNLVRRIELLTAVKDEAAQKKIIQILKLQCSDNVLAHELQNDGTYLKLKHNGQKAINNHKLLEDYVNKIAKATKKETSTYVQQLVERLFIES
- a CDS encoding apolipoprotein N-acyltransferase; this encodes MNRITKDILLGITTALFFSAFIYFEYFGLTSKLLNTIFGLLGISMMLYIPKRSVLVAGFFIGLLWFYWIGYSFKYQGVGYMEPIVTIGFGFVYLLFFAPLAFTNNALIRALFLFGLSYFYPFNWNWMQIELLFVNSYIGVYKYQLILVLLALSLPSLLAKNSNKVYRYLPLLLLIGAINYGYPPQHEAPLKIKLVATDIKQEYKWTREALEPTVYMVFTEIQHAINEGYDVVVLPESVFPLFMNQTPKLIEQLQKFSQKITIVAGSLLKEDGKNYNVTYIFDKGSYKVAKKLVLVPFGEYIPLPKFAQKFINDTFFSGASDFVTAKEPTDFLIKGVKFRNAICYEATTPQLFKGDVKYMIAISNNAWFAPSIEPTIQKLLMEYYARKNGVTIYHAANYKGTGIIQ
- the yajC gene encoding preprotein translocase subunit YajC, with the translated sequence MEIISQLLPFIFLIAIMYYVIIRPQQKEAKAKKEMLEALKKGDKVVTNGGFIVVVHKVEENFVSVKMNEDTIVKIVKDSIAKKYEDEA
- the secD gene encoding protein translocase subunit SecD, producing MKLNYRIVIFALAIVFGIVFSIPSLLQTQNGKKITLGLDLQGGLHMLLGVKTDEAIKSRIKSVAASVKHFADRNDILIDGLTFDENSVRFEVLDSDELQAFNDFLSKIDGAKTDIQGDVITLTFTPQEVQKIKKLAITQAIETIRNRLDQFGLSEPIVARQGKDKILVELAGIKTAQEEQRARELISRAAKLELMAVDEARNARVYNMSDTDAAAYGDVILPDAKNPKIKYLVHEIPILDGSMLTGANVGFDKNNRPVIDFKLNSEGADIFGDFTGKNVGKRLAIVLDGKVFSAPNINERIGGGAGQISGNYTVLEAKDLAIALRSGALLAPIYLMEKRSVGPSLGADSIKASMIALIGGFALVIVFMIVYYRMAGVIANIALIANLILLLAIMSLFGATLTLPGMAGIVLTVGMAVDANVIISERIRELIYEGKSMHKAIEDGYSNAMSAILDANITTLIAAVVLYVYGTGAIKGFAITMSIGILASMLTAILGTHGIYDLLEKKISKSKDYKFWFGIKG
- the secF gene encoding protein translocase subunit SecF — encoded protein: MEFFRYKSALNFMGKSKIAIAISITLMLLSYGILFTKGFNYGIDFAGGTIVQVKYDKTAPIKEMREKLQSNKLFENASITEFGSPDEVVIRMKTTTGNVTQDIGDITREALKGTGNFEIRRVDIVGPKVGGELREKGIMSMLLAIAGILIYVAFRFEWRFAVASIVALVHDVSIASGFVALFGIEVNLDVLAALLTLLGYSLNDTIIVFDRIREGIVTSKNMTLEEIINESITRTLSRTTLTSLTTFFVVFTLFMFGGEIIHPFAFTMLIGIIIGTYSSIFVASPILLWFGFDVKKYHTKLAEKAKREAEKERMRAQFESGVM
- a CDS encoding DUF6394 family protein gives rise to the protein MDWGKVVYVFFSLMSLTSIAGFLYENTAISLFVAASVNLVSTILKIGVRNLLSAELLASSLVADLHLIPAFIFLVIVHDDSWAIALSIGALIANIFSMGLVYIESSKTQEEY
- the leuS gene encoding leucine--tRNA ligase, coding for MEYSAQNIEKKWQEYWKINESFEPSEDFTQEKKYILSMFPFPSGRLHMGHVRNYSISDAFARYHRQQGKNVLHPIGFDSFGMPAENAAIKNGSHPKSWTYDNIDYMKNEFYSLGFSFSRKRELATSDELYTKFEQGFIIDMYNKGLLYREKGMLNWCPHDQTVLANEQVVDGCCWRCDTPIVKKDMNQYYFKITAYADELLKDLKKLEDGWPKQVLTMQENWIGKSNGLAFDLYFDNDSKEKLHHKFERFDVFTTRPDTIYGVSYTALAPEHEIVTYMIENKLLDDDIIAQINAMKNASSIDRQKEKAGLSLGLNVLHPLTGKSIPVWIANFVLMDYGSGAVMAVPAHDDRDFDFAKKYDLPIHAVIKPFEGEHDFSRSAFTEVGELINSGDFDGMNSKKAQQHIIAMFEEKGIGKKTTNYKLKDWGVSRQRYWGAPIPFVHCDQCGLVMEKKENLPIALPEDVEITGEGNPLENHPTWKYCKCPECGGDATRETDTMDTFVESSWYFLRFCASPQNWEKEAFSAQQIKYWMSVDHYIGGIEHAILHLLYARFFTKVFRDLGYLDFDEPFERLLTQGMVLKDGAKMSKSKGNTVDPDAIIEKYGADTARLFILFAAPPTQELEWNDSAVEGAFRFIKRFFERSTNVVPCQSKPEIDHDSLSKEEKFARKKVYEALKRSEEVYNERYTFNTMIAGVMEAMNALNAQSNPDVWSEAYWILTAIMEPVIPHTAWEISEKYFNLKNFAPQEIIEAVFVEDSISLGVSVNGKKRGEIEVAADADKDAIIEAAKAEVAKWLEGKEIVKEIVVPKKLVNLVIKG